One Danio aesculapii chromosome 13, fDanAes4.1, whole genome shotgun sequence DNA window includes the following coding sequences:
- the abcb10 gene encoding ATP-binding cassette sub-family B member 10, mitochondrial translates to MYGTMLRMTGFAIGKLQQCSITCRSRTFHHWSTRTSRTWRRQVCKNASFDIFLLPAYKGRNISRLSCLRTEGLFSPKHSRHTVALYSTSTDSRQTSGSVGNQESSVKTTADSLPVPSEDVKKLLQLAHPQRWRLTAAVGFLVISSTVTMSAPFFLGKVIDTIYTSPTEDFSASLTSLCLMLTGVFLCGGAANAARVYLMQISGQQIVRKLRESLFSSILKQELGFFDKTRTGELINRLSADTAIVGRCLTDNLSDGLRSLAQAGAGVGMMLYVSPSLAAFVLMVVPPIACLAVIFGRFLRSISRRTQDALAEATQLAEERISNLRTVRAFGKELTEVQKYSQKVDHIFELAKKEAVVSAGFYGVTGLSGNVIILSVLYKGGLLMASEAMTVGQLSSFLMYAFWVGISIAGFSSFYSELMKGLGAGTRLWELIDRKPEFPLNEGLVLTSELLKGELEFRNVSFAYPTRKDSPIFQDLSLHVPAGSVMAVVGSSGSGKSSLVSLLLRLYDPDSGIVSVDGYDIRDLNPYWLRSHIGTVSQEPVLFSCSIAENIAYGAANPSQVTVEDIYRAAQIANAHDFIQEFPKGYDTVVGEKGVLLSGGQKQRVAIARALLKNPKILLLDEATSALDAENEFLVQEALERLMDGRTVLIIAHRLSTIQSADAVAVLDQHRVMEIGSHSQLLANDQGLFRKLMEKQAFLQTEQKQALLK, encoded by the exons ATGTATGGGACAATGTTGCGAATGACAGGATTTGCTATCGGGAAACTGCAACAGTGTAGCATTACCTGTCGGTCACGGACTTTTCATCACTGGTCAACCCGGACATCAAGAACGTGGAGAAGGCAAGTGTGCAAAAATGCATCGTTTGATATCTTTCTGTTGCCTGCGTATAAGGGAAGAAACATATCCAGACTCTCTTGTCTCAGAACTGAAGGGTTATTTTCACCTAAGCACTCCAGACACACAGTTGCTCTCTATAGCACATCTACAGACTCCAGACAAACCTCAGGGTCTGTGGGAAATCAGGAGAGCAGCGTGAAAACCACAGCGGACTCGTTACCTGTTCCCTCGGAAGATGTCAAGAAGCTCCTTCAGCTGGCGCATCCGCAGAGATGGAGACTGACAG CTGCTGTGGGGTTTCTGGTGATTTCCAGCACTGTCACCATGTCTGCGCCCTTTTTTCTGGGAAAAGTGATCGACACCATCTACACCAGCCCCACCGAGGACTTCAGCGCATCCCTGACctctctctgtctcatgctgacAGGCGTCTTCCTCTGCGGAGGCGCTGCAAACGCTGCTCGTGTCTACCTCATGCAAATCTCAG GACAACAGATTGTGCGAAAATTGCGTGAATCCCTTTTCTCCTCAATTTTGAAGCAGGAGTTGGGATTCTTTGATAAGACCCGAACCGGGGAACTCATTAACCGGCTCTCAGCAGATACAGCCATTGTGGGACGTTGCCTCACTGATAACCTGTCTGATGGGCTGCGTTCCCTGGCCCAGGCTGGAGCCGGAGTTGGCATGATG tTATACGTGTCACCCAGTTTGGCAGCTTTTGTGCTGATGGTGGTTCCTCCTATTGCTTGCCTGGCTGTCATTTTTGGTAGATTTCTACGATCCATATCGAGACGCACACAGGACGCATTAGCAGAGGCCACACAG CTGGCAGAAGAGAGGATTAGCAACTTGCGGACGGTCCGGGCTTTTGGAAAAGAACTGACGGAGGTGCAAAAGTACTCACAAAAGGTTGACCATATATTCGAACTAGCCAAGAAGGAGGCTGTGGTTTCTGCTGGATTCTATGGAGTG ACAGGGCTGAGTGGAAATGTCATCATCCTGAGTGTGTTGTATAAGGGAGGTTTGCTGATGGCCAGTGAGGCTATGACTGTTGGGCAGCTCTCGTCTTTCCTTATGTATGCCTTCTGGGTAGGCATCAGCATTGCAG gTTTCAGCTCATTCTACTCTGAGCTGATGAAAGGTCTTGGTGCTGGTACTCGTTTATGGGAACTCATAGACCGAAAGCCTGAATTTCCCCTCAATG AGGGGCTTGTATTAACATCAGAGCTGTTAAAAGGAGAACTGGAGTTTCGTAATGTGAGTTTTGCTTACCCAACGAGGAAGGATTCCCCCATCTTTCAGGACTTAAGTCTGCATGTGCCGGCAGGGTCAGTAATGGCAGTGGTAGGATCCAGTGGCTCAGGCAAATCTTCACTAGTCTCACTGCTGCTGCGGTTATACGATCCTGATTCAG GTATTGTCAGTGTTGATGGCTATGATATTCGAGACTTAAATCCTTACTGGTTGAGGAGTCACATTGGTACTGTAAGCCAG GAACCAGTTCTTTTCTCCTGCTCAATTGCTGAGAACATCGCTTACGGGGCGGCGAATCCGAGTCAGGTGACAGTAGAGGACATTTACAGGGCAGCACAGATCGCCAATGCTCATGACTTCATTCAGGAGTTTCCTAAGGGCTACGACACTGTGGTGGGAGAGAAGGGGGTTCTGCTGTCAG GTGGACAAAAGCAGAGAGTGGCCATAGCACGAGCCCTGCTGAAG AATCCCAAAATACTTTTACTGGATGAAGCCACAAG TGCTCTGGATGCAGAGAATGAGTTTTTGGTCCAGGAGGCGTTAGAGAGGCTGATGGACGGCCGTACAGTGTTGATCATCGCTCACCGTCTCTCCACCATCCAGAGCGCGGACGCTGTGGCAGTACTAGACCAGCATCGTGTGATGGAGATCGGCAGCCACTCGCAGCTCTTAGCCAATGACCAGGGGCTCTTCCGCAAGCTCATGGAGAAACAGGCCTTCCTGCAGACCGAGCAGAAACAGGCGCTCCTCAAAtaa